The genomic region GCCGGCACGAGTGACTGGTACGTGGCCCTCGGCGAAAAGAGCATGCCAACGAATCGCGCGAACAGATTCTTCGGGGCAGGCGCCAGGCCTGTGGCTGGGGCTGTGTTAGTCATGGGTGTGGATGGAAGCAAGCGATTGTACCACGCGATATACGAGGGGCTGGGACGAAAAGTTTCCGGGTGGGCCGCCAGAACTCTCACGCGATGTGAGACTTAGAGCGATAACTGCAGCCGGCGCAGACGTATGAGACAACGACGGGCTTTAACTCTGCTGATGTGCGGATTCGTCCTGGCGCTGCCGCGTCCGGCGTCCGCGCAGACCGAACCGGTCGGCGTGCGCGCAGCCGGGATGGGTGGGGCGTTCACCGCGGTCGCCGATGATGCCACGGGGGCCTACTGGAATCCAGCGGGGCTGGCTTCCGGGGCATTCGTCGGCATCACCTTCGATCTCAATACCCTCGACGGCCATACCGCGGCATTTGGCGGGCTGTCTTCGCCGCCGTTCGGCGTGAGCTATTTCCGGACGGTGACTACTGTCGAGGCGGCGACCGGCCGAAACGGCGCCGTAGGGAACCTGCCGGTCCACCACGGGGGGGTGACGCTCGACCAGTCGATTGGGGATACGGGTGTTGCGGTGGGAGCCACACTCGGTGTGGTGCATGGGAACGGCGCGACGGGTATCGGCGCGGATGCCGGGGTCATGTTCTCGGGTTCGCTGGTCAAGGTGGGCCTCGTGGTGCACAACCTTGCGGGACCGTCGCTGGGGGACGTGCGCCTGCTGCGGCAGGTCCGGGCGGGTGTGTCGCTGCACCTCCACGACGCCGTCACGCTGGCGGCTGACCTGGACTTGTCGAAGACGCCGTCGGTCGAGGGGGCCTGGCGCGAGGCGGCGCTGGGCCTGGAGGCCCATCCGGTCGCTCGCGGGTGGCTGCGAGGCGGCCTGCACTGGGACACGGCGGGATCGCTGGCCGCGCCGATCGGCACCGTTGGAGGCAGTTACGGGATTCTTGGACCGGTTCGGCTGGATGGACAGGCGAGTTTCGGGTCGTCACACGGTGATCGGGGGTGGGGTGTCGGCATCGGCGTCGTCTATTAGCTTGACAAAAATCGTCAGTGCGCTACCATAACCGTTCCCCCCAGCGCCGCTTCCAGCGAAAGTAGAAGGATGCCCGTCCGCATTGGCGAGCTGCTGCTCAAGGAGAAGCGCATCACCCCTGCGCAATTGCAGGAGGTGTTGACGTATCAGAAGACGAGCGGCGGCAAGCTCGGCTACAACCTCGTCAAGCTTGGCTTCGTCAAGGACGAGGAGATCACGGCGCTCCTCTCGAAGCAGTACGGCGTACCGTCGATCAATCTGGCGCAGTTCGAGATCGATCCCGCCATCGTCAAGCTGATCCCCGCCGAGACGGCCCACAAGTACCAAATCATGCCGCTCAGCCGGGCCGGCGCGACGCTGACGATCGCGATGACCGACCCGACCAACGTCTTCGCCATGGACGACATCAAGTTCATGACGGGGTACAACGTCGAGCCGGTGGTGGGCTCGGAGACCGCGGTCAGCGACGCGATCGCGCAGTACTACCCGACCAACGTGCCGCCGCCGCCGCGGCCGGCGCCCTCCGAAGCAAAGAAGAAGAAGGAGGTCGTGCCGCAGCAGGCGGCGAACCTCACCAACGCCGCCACCCTGGAGATGGTGACCCGCGCGCTCGAGGAGACGACCGGCGTCGAGGACGAAGACGTCGAGATGCTCGAGGAGATCGAGCAGATCGACGTCTCGACGCTCGAGCGGCAGGGGGGCGAGGCGCCGGTCATCCGCCTGGTCAACCTGATGCTGATGTCGGCGATCCAGAAGGGGGCGAGCGACATCCACATCGAGCCCTACGAAAAGGAGTTCCGGGTCCGCTTCCGCATCGACGGGCTGCTCTACAACGTCATGGCTCCGCCGATGAAGTTCCGCGATGCCATCACCTCGCGCCTCAAGATCATGGCGAAGCTCGACATCGCGGAGAAGCGGCTGCCGCAGGACGGCCGCATCAAGATCCGGTTTGGCGACGGCGAAGGCGGCACCAAGGAGATCGATTTCCGCGTCTCGATCCTGCCGACGCTCTTCGGCGAGAAGATCGTCATGCGCTTGCTCGACAAGGACAAGCTCATGCTCGACATGACCAAGCTCGGGTTCGAGCCGGCGCCGCTGCAGAAGCTCGAGACGGCGATCGGCAAGCCGTGGGGGATGGTGCTGGTCACCGGGCCGACGGGGAGCGGCAAGACCAACACGCTCTATTCCTCGATCGCCAAGATCAACACGATGGAAACCAACATCATGACCGCCGAGGACCCGGTGGAATTCAACCTGGTCGGGGTCAACCAGGTGCAGGTGCGCGAGAACATCGGCCTCAATTTCGCCGCCGCGCTGCGCTCGTTCCTGCGGCAGGACCCGAACATCATCCTGGTCGGCGAGATCCGGGACTTCGAGACGGCGGAAATCGCCGTCAAGGCGTCGCTGACCGGACATCTGGTGCTCTCGACGCTGCACACCAACGACGCGCCGAGCACGATCAGCCGTCTGATGAACATGGGCATCGAGCCGTTCCTGGTGGCGAGCTCGGTGAACCTGATCTGCGCGCAGCGCCTGGTGCGGCGCCTGTGCACCGAGTGCAAGAAGGATCACCCGCACGATCCGAAGGCGCTGGTCGAGGCCGGGTTCACGCAGGAGGAAGCCGAACGGGTCGTGCCGAAGAAGGGCAGCGGCTGCCAGCGCTGCAACAACACCGGCTACAAGGGGCGGGTCGGCCTCTACGAGGTGATGGAGATCACCGAGGATCTGCGCGAGCTGATTCTAATCGGCGCCTCGGCGCTCGAGCTGCGGCGCAAGGCGGTGGACGAAGGGATGATCACGCTGCGGCGCAGCGGGCTCATGAAGGTGATGGACGGGGTCACCACGATTGAGGAAGTGGCGCGGGAGACGGTCAAGTAGCACGCAGACACAGGCATAGGACGTAGCGAAGGAGCGATTGTGGCGACGTTGCCGGAACTCTTACAGACATTGGTCGAGAACAGCGGGTCGGACCTTCACATCACGACCGACACGCCGCCGCAGATCCGTGTGCACGGGCACATGCGGCGGCTCGACCTGCCGCCGCTGGGGCCGGCCGACACCAAGTCGCTGGCCTACAGCGTGCTCACCGACCAGCAGAAGAAGCGCTTCGAGGAGGCGCTCGAGCTCGACTTCTCGTTCGGGATCCGCGGCATCGCGCGCTTTCGCTGCAACGTCTTCAACCAGCGCGGCGCCGTCGCCGCGGTCTATCGGGTGATCCCCGAGCAGATCAAGGGCTTCAACGAGCTCGGGCTGCCTCCGGTCCTCGCCACGCTCGCCGAACGCCCGCGCGGTCTGGTCCTGGTGACCGGACCCACCGGCTCGGGCAAGTCGACGACGCTGGCGGCAATGATCGACAAGATCAACACCGAGCGCCACGAGCACATCCTGACCATCGAGGATCCGATCGAGTTCGTGCACCAGCACAAGGGCTGCCTGGTCAACCAGCGCGAGGTGCACCAGGACACGCAGGGCTTCGCCATGGCTCTGCGCGCGGCGCTGCGCGAGGACCCGGATATCGTGCTGATCGGCGAGTTGCGCGACCTCGAGACGATCGAGTCGGCGCTGCGCATCGCCGAGACGGGACACCTGACCTTCGCGACGCTGCACACCAATTCGGCGGCGCAGACGATCAACCGCATCATCGACGTGTTCCCCTCGCACCAGCAGGGACAGATCCGCACCCAGCTGTCGCTGGTGCTGGAAGGCATCGTCTGTCAGTCGCTGCTGCCGCGCGCCGACGCGAAGGGGCGGGTCGTGGCGCTCGAGATCATGGTGCCGACGCCCGCCATCCGCAACCTGGTCCGCGACGACAAGGTCCACCAGATCTACTCGGCGATGCAGACCGGACAGGAAAAGGTCGGGATGCAGACGATGAACCAGTCGCTGGTGACGCTTTACTCGAAGCGCCTGATCACGCTCGAGACGGCGATGAGCGCGTCGTCGCTGAAAGACGAGCTCGAGCAGATGATGGCGCGCGGCGCCGGCGTGGTGGCGGGGGCGGGAATGCACCGGCCCGGCGCCGGCCTGCCAAGCCGGCCGCCGTTGGCGAGGTAAATCGCGGGCTCGAGGCCCCTGGACATCGGAGAATCTATGCCGACTTTTGCCTATAACGGACGAACGCGGAGCGGACAGGCGGTCACCGGTGAACGGGTCGCCGAAACGGTCGAGGCGGCGGTCACGGCGCTGCGGCGCGAACAGATCACCGTGACGCGCATCGATCCGGCCAAGGCCGCCGCCAAGATCGAGGGGAAGGGGAAAGCCAAGGCGACCAGCGCTCCCTCCAAGAACCTCGCCATCTTCACGCGGCAGTTCTCGGTCATGATCGACGCCGGCCTGCCGCTCGTGCAGTGTCTCGACATCCTCGGCAAGCAGGAGCCGCACAAGGGGTTCTCCGACGTCATCCTGACCGTGCGATCCGACGTCGAATCGGGCGCGGCGCTGGCCGACGCGATGAAGAAGCACCCGAAGACGTTCGACGC from Vicinamibacterales bacterium harbors:
- the pilB gene encoding type IV-A pilus assembly ATPase PilB; this encodes MPVRIGELLLKEKRITPAQLQEVLTYQKTSGGKLGYNLVKLGFVKDEEITALLSKQYGVPSINLAQFEIDPAIVKLIPAETAHKYQIMPLSRAGATLTIAMTDPTNVFAMDDIKFMTGYNVEPVVGSETAVSDAIAQYYPTNVPPPPRPAPSEAKKKKEVVPQQAANLTNAATLEMVTRALEETTGVEDEDVEMLEEIEQIDVSTLERQGGEAPVIRLVNLMLMSAIQKGASDIHIEPYEKEFRVRFRIDGLLYNVMAPPMKFRDAITSRLKIMAKLDIAEKRLPQDGRIKIRFGDGEGGTKEIDFRVSILPTLFGEKIVMRLLDKDKLMLDMTKLGFEPAPLQKLETAIGKPWGMVLVTGPTGSGKTNTLYSSIAKINTMETNIMTAEDPVEFNLVGVNQVQVRENIGLNFAAALRSFLRQDPNIILVGEIRDFETAEIAVKASLTGHLVLSTLHTNDAPSTISRLMNMGIEPFLVASSVNLICAQRLVRRLCTECKKDHPHDPKALVEAGFTQEEAERVVPKKGSGCQRCNNTGYKGRVGLYEVMEITEDLRELILIGASALELRRKAVDEGMITLRRSGLMKVMDGVTTIEEVARETVK
- a CDS encoding type IV pilus twitching motility protein PilT: MATLPELLQTLVENSGSDLHITTDTPPQIRVHGHMRRLDLPPLGPADTKSLAYSVLTDQQKKRFEEALELDFSFGIRGIARFRCNVFNQRGAVAAVYRVIPEQIKGFNELGLPPVLATLAERPRGLVLVTGPTGSGKSTTLAAMIDKINTERHEHILTIEDPIEFVHQHKGCLVNQREVHQDTQGFAMALRAALREDPDIVLIGELRDLETIESALRIAETGHLTFATLHTNSAAQTINRIIDVFPSHQQGQIRTQLSLVLEGIVCQSLLPRADAKGRVVALEIMVPTPAIRNLVRDDKVHQIYSAMQTGQEKVGMQTMNQSLVTLYSKRLITLETAMSASSLKDELEQMMARGAGVVAGAGMHRPGAGLPSRPPLAR